From Campylobacter upsaliensis, the proteins below share one genomic window:
- a CDS encoding 5-formyltetrahydrofolate cyclo-ligase gives MQKELFRQVQKRRLRQNTRSHYKKDYAIFKESLNIIKFYRAKNVLIFLPLQYEPNLVRFRRILSQNCKLFVPFMQDKSLKIVKLRLPFSKKRFGVLEPNNSFCQTSLDLAFVPVIGVDKNMKRIGHGEGFYDRFFANLKHKPLVVFVQSITALSGKKLTQKHDISAKFYLSPNRKYFKRDLKNDSINRIYRRFNRCGSWVFSR, from the coding sequence ATGCAAAAAGAACTTTTTAGGCAAGTTCAAAAAAGAAGATTGAGGCAAAATACGCGATCGCATTACAAAAAAGATTATGCTATTTTTAAAGAAAGTCTTAACATCATCAAGTTTTATAGGGCGAAAAATGTGCTTATTTTTTTACCCTTGCAATATGAGCCAAATTTAGTGCGTTTTCGTAGAATTTTAAGTCAAAATTGCAAACTTTTTGTTCCATTTATGCAAGATAAAAGTTTAAAAATTGTAAAATTGAGGCTACCTTTTTCAAAAAAAAGGTTTGGGGTTTTAGAGCCTAATAATTCTTTTTGTCAAACTTCGCTTGATTTGGCTTTTGTGCCTGTGATAGGGGTTGATAAAAATATGAAAAGAATAGGACACGGCGAGGGTTTTTATGATAGATTTTTTGCAAATTTAAAGCATAAACCCTTAGTTGTTTTCGTGCAAAGTATCACCGCTTTAAGCGGAAAAAAACTCACGCAAAAACACGATATTAGCGCGAAATTTTATCTAAGCCCTAATAGAAAATATTTTAAGAGAGATTTGAAAAATGATAGCATTAATCGCATTTATCGCCGCTTTAATCGGTGTGGGAGTTGGGTATTTAGTCGCTAA
- a CDS encoding TlpA family protein disulfide reductase, whose protein sequence is MQKIFLTFVLLLFFTACSSEEKEMKDFNSTTEASFTQGESYNFDLNLNDNTSLFIQVKEGKIKFDAQNKATLFVFFTTWCKPCIAQAPHLNKLKEKYQDQLQIIGILLEDKNPEDLAIFSAQNHLNYQIASGEGNYLFAKALGGINGIPTMFLFAKNGELLKHYLGVVPVEMLEIDILEAI, encoded by the coding sequence ATGCAAAAGATATTTTTAACATTTGTTTTATTATTGTTTTTTACAGCGTGTAGTAGCGAAGAAAAAGAAATGAAAGATTTCAACTCCACAACGGAAGCAAGTTTTACGCAAGGAGAAAGTTATAATTTTGATTTAAATTTAAACGATAACACCTCCTTATTTATCCAAGTCAAAGAAGGAAAAATAAAATTTGACGCACAAAATAAAGCCACTCTTTTCGTCTTTTTCACAACTTGGTGTAAGCCTTGTATTGCTCAAGCACCGCATTTAAATAAGCTTAAAGAAAAATACCAAGACCAACTTCAAATCATAGGCATTTTGCTTGAGGACAAAAATCCTGAAGATTTAGCTATTTTCAGCGCACAAAATCATTTAAACTATCAAATTGCTAGTGGCGAAGGAAATTACCTTTTTGCTAAGGCTTTAGGGGGGATTAATGGGATTCCTACGATGTTTTTATTTGCTAAAAATGGAGAATTATTAAAACATTATTTAGGCGTTGTGCCTGTGGAAATGCTTGAAATTGATATTTTAGAGGCAATATAA
- the ftsY gene encoding signal recognition particle-docking protein FtsY translates to MLNFFKKSLAKTLENITKTKANHKISKDLLEEILLEADVAYEIVEEIIYYLPPTDEVKKADLKRVMGAYFLYEKPEFDMQKPFVELILGVNGAGKTTSIAKLANLYKKQGQKVILGACDTFRAGAIEQLRLWAEKIGVQIVLSNQGHDPSAVAFDTISKAKARDFDRVILDTAGRLQNQKNLANELEKIVRICEKAMINAPHRKILVLDGTQGNAGILQAKAFNELIRLDGVIITKLDGTAKGGALFSIARELELPIFYVGVGEKMDDLYEFDANAYLDTLLEPMFEA, encoded by the coding sequence ATGCTAAATTTTTTCAAAAAAAGCCTAGCAAAAACTTTAGAAAATATCACTAAAACAAAGGCGAATCACAAAATTTCTAAAGATTTATTAGAAGAAATTTTACTTGAGGCTGATGTGGCTTATGAGATCGTTGAAGAAATTATTTATTATTTACCACCCACAGATGAAGTTAAAAAGGCGGATTTAAAACGCGTTATGGGAGCATATTTTCTTTATGAAAAACCCGAATTTGATATGCAAAAACCTTTTGTAGAGCTTATTTTGGGAGTTAATGGAGCGGGTAAAACCACAAGCATAGCTAAACTTGCAAATTTATATAAAAAACAAGGTCAAAAGGTCATTTTAGGGGCTTGCGATACCTTCCGTGCGGGAGCTATTGAACAACTTCGTTTATGGGCTGAGAAAATAGGCGTTCAAATCGTTCTTTCAAATCAAGGACACGACCCATCAGCCGTAGCTTTTGATACCATTTCAAAGGCTAAAGCAAGGGACTTTGATAGGGTGATTTTAGACACAGCAGGTAGATTACAAAATCAAAAAAATCTAGCCAACGAACTCGAAAAAATCGTAAGAATTTGTGAAAAAGCTATGATAAACGCTCCTCATAGAAAAATTCTCGTGCTTGATGGCACACAAGGTAATGCGGGGATTTTACAAGCTAAAGCCTTTAATGAGCTTATTAGGCTTGATGGAGTGATTATCACTAAGCTTGATGGCACAGCAAAGGGAGGGGCGCTTTTTAGCATAGCTAGAGAGCTTGAATTGCCTATTTTTTATGTGGGTGTGGGAGAAAAAATGGACGATTTATATGAATTTGACGCAAATGCTTATTTAGACACGCTTTTAGAGCCTATGTTTGAAGCTTAA
- a CDS encoding methyl-accepting chemotaxis protein — protein MKSVKLKVALIANLIAVACLVILGVITFMFVKEALFEEVLKAETNYVKTAKNSMETFKTRNSSALENLAKSILKRPIEQLDNQEALMRYIGKDLKDFRDAGGFLAVYIAQPNGELVVSDPDSDAKKLDFGIYGKADNYDARTREYFIEAVKANKAYTTASYIDVTTNLPCFTYSIPLYKDDKFLGVLAFDVLVTDLQTEFENLPGRTFVLDNEDKVFVSTDKTLLDPNYDIKFFADIAKNKADFEPFEYVTRNGQERFGICVKVSDFYTACVGESIDQIKAPVYKIAFIQIVIVIFTSIASVLFLYFIVSKYLSPLITIQSGLNSFFDFINHKTQDISTISIKTSDEFGQMAAAINENIKATKEGLDQDKQAVKESVTTVGIVENGDLTARITANPRNPQLIELKSVLNNLLDVLQTKVGKDMNKIHSIFEEFKSLDFRHKIENASGSVEVTTNALGEEIIKMLKQSSDFANSLANESSKLQNAVQNLTTSSNSQAASLEETAAALEEITSSMQNVSQKTSDVITQSEEIKNVTGIIGDIADQINLLALNAAIEAARAGEHGRGFAVVADEVRKLAERTQKSLSEIEANTNLLVQSINDMAESIKEQTAGITQINESVAQIDQTTKDNVEIANESAIISNTVSDIANNILEDVKKKKF, from the coding sequence ATGAAGAGTGTAAAATTAAAGGTTGCGTTGATCGCAAATTTAATTGCGGTAGCGTGTTTAGTTATTTTAGGTGTAATTACATTTATGTTTGTAAAAGAAGCCTTATTTGAAGAAGTTTTAAAGGCTGAAACAAACTATGTAAAAACAGCTAAAAATTCTATGGAAACTTTTAAAACTAGAAATTCTTCTGCTCTTGAAAATTTAGCTAAAAGCATTTTAAAACGCCCCATAGAGCAATTAGACAACCAAGAAGCTTTAATGCGTTACATTGGAAAAGATTTAAAAGACTTTAGAGATGCTGGGGGATTTTTAGCCGTTTATATCGCTCAACCAAACGGAGAGCTTGTTGTAAGTGATCCCGATTCTGATGCGAAAAAATTAGATTTTGGAATTTATGGAAAGGCTGATAATTACGATGCTAGAACGAGAGAATATTTTATAGAGGCAGTCAAAGCAAATAAAGCCTACACTACCGCATCTTACATTGATGTAACCACAAATTTGCCTTGCTTTACATATTCTATTCCGCTTTATAAAGACGATAAATTTTTAGGTGTTTTAGCCTTTGATGTGCTTGTAACCGATTTGCAAACCGAATTTGAAAATTTACCGGGTAGAACTTTCGTGCTTGATAATGAAGATAAAGTTTTTGTTTCCACCGATAAAACTCTTTTAGACCCAAATTATGACATTAAATTTTTTGCAGATATTGCGAAAAATAAAGCAGATTTTGAACCTTTTGAATATGTAACGAGGAATGGTCAGGAAAGATTTGGCATTTGTGTAAAAGTTTCCGATTTTTACACCGCTTGTGTTGGAGAATCCATAGATCAAATAAAAGCTCCAGTGTATAAAATAGCATTTATACAAATTGTAATTGTGATTTTTACAAGTATTGCCAGTGTGCTTTTCTTATATTTTATCGTATCAAAATATCTTTCTCCACTTATAACCATCCAATCCGGTCTCAACTCCTTCTTTGATTTCATCAATCATAAAACACAAGACATCTCTACCATTAGCATTAAAACAAGCGATGAATTCGGTCAAATGGCAGCTGCTATTAACGAAAACATCAAAGCCACCAAAGAAGGCTTAGACCAAGATAAACAAGCTGTAAAAGAAAGTGTTACCACAGTAGGCATAGTCGAAAACGGAGATTTAACAGCAAGAATCACAGCTAATCCTAGAAACCCACAACTCATAGAACTTAAAAGCGTTCTTAATAATCTCCTTGATGTCTTACAAACTAAAGTGGGTAAAGATATGAATAAAATTCATTCTATCTTTGAAGAATTTAAAAGCCTAGACTTTAGACACAAAATAGAAAATGCAAGCGGTAGTGTAGAAGTAACCACTAATGCCTTAGGCGAAGAAATCATCAAAATGCTTAAACAAAGCTCTGATTTTGCAAATTCTTTAGCCAATGAAAGCTCCAAACTTCAAAACGCTGTGCAAAACCTTACTACAAGTTCAAATTCTCAAGCTGCTTCTTTAGAAGAAACTGCTGCTGCTTTAGAAGAGATAACCTCCTCTATGCAAAATGTTTCTCAAAAAACAAGTGATGTTATCACTCAAAGTGAAGAGATTAAAAATGTTACAGGCATTATAGGTGATATAGCTGACCAAATCAATCTTCTAGCCCTTAATGCTGCCATAGAAGCAGCAAGAGCAGGAGAACACGGAAGAGGCTTTGCCGTCGTGGCTGATGAAGTAAGAAAACTAGCTGAAAGAACACAAAAGTCTTTAAGTGAGATAGAAGCAAATACTAACTTACTTGTCCAATCTATCAATGATATGGCAGAAAGCATTAAAGAACAAACTGCTGGTATCACACAGATTAATGAAAGTGTGGCTCAAATAGATCAAACCACTAAGGATAATGTAGAAATTGCTAATGAAAGTGCTATCATCTCTAACACTGTTAGTGATATAGCTAATAATATCCTTGAAGATGTGAAGAAGAAGAAGTTTTAG
- a CDS encoding sugar transferase, protein MITNPNSAIQRIKNHLSYKLGQELIKYNTGGGGGYNILTL, encoded by the coding sequence ATGATCACCAATCCAAACTCAGCCATACAAAGAATCAAAAATCATCTTTCTTATAAACTTGGTCAAGAATTAATCAAATATAACACGGGGGGGGGGGGGGGGTATAATATCCTTACTCTTTAA
- a CDS encoding DUF2972 domain-containing protein: MIENLLTHYEALNEVIVLNKAFVLEHFDEVSLWLNSKKFKEKYEDINHPYPPLLNPDKLNDENYILNYEKIPAEKAWEMNLPLPRRYEFVLMFNSCSGSEAMHHFFRLCGLKVGVWGISGKSTFIVNYNNSLSKEKNLVTLCPNSDKYYEKNCYLIDGEYKILFALRDPISRIKTCLNHIHNRLTNENINMNMRQITAFDTNFQFPQIIYNFQKTCQDYKPDINALYSLIEGEYMKKFIFNLDARLKILKQNKQIALNFDTDLSYQNAFETYHILSKRLNFTPCNEKYRFIFEKKVNFYAGLNHLPVKILFDTFDVWISIPYFHSELENYINITPYIFNSNFILDNVFVLMEKDKEHYFLKNKNLKNIKLFIARYIQELKKYIDGVKKDLICEKDILNFLKHNNVLSLKLNKIIEKDLQEIKTHRPDIVASWKYYKEFEKICENL, encoded by the coding sequence TTGATAGAAAATTTACTTACACATTATGAGGCTTTAAATGAAGTCATTGTGTTAAATAAGGCTTTTGTATTAGAGCATTTTGATGAAGTTTCTTTATGGTTAAATTCTAAAAAATTTAAAGAAAAATATGAAGATATTAATCACCCTTATCCTCCTTTATTAAACCCTGACAAGCTTAATGATGAAAATTATATTTTAAATTATGAGAAAATTCCTGCTGAAAAAGCTTGGGAGATGAACTTGCCTTTGCCTAGGAGGTATGAGTTTGTGTTGATGTTTAATTCTTGTAGTGGAAGTGAAGCTATGCATCATTTTTTTCGTTTGTGTGGATTAAAAGTTGGTGTTTGGGGAATAAGTGGTAAAAGCACCTTTATTGTAAATTACAATAATTCTTTATCTAAAGAGAAAAACTTAGTAACATTATGTCCAAATTCAGATAAATACTATGAGAAAAATTGTTATCTCATTGATGGAGAGTATAAAATTTTATTTGCTTTAAGAGATCCTATCTCCCGCATTAAAACTTGTTTAAATCATATTCACAATCGCCTTACAAATGAAAATATTAATATGAATATGAGGCAAATTACGGCTTTTGATACAAATTTTCAGTTCCCTCAAATAATTTATAATTTTCAAAAAACTTGTCAGGATTATAAACCTGATATAAATGCACTATATTCACTTATAGAGGGAGAATATATGAAAAAATTTATATTTAATTTAGATGCTAGGTTAAAAATATTAAAGCAGAATAAACAAATTGCATTAAATTTTGATACAGATTTATCATATCAAAACGCATTTGAAACTTATCATATACTTTCAAAAAGACTTAATTTTACACCTTGTAATGAAAAATATCGTTTTATTTTTGAGAAAAAAGTTAATTTTTATGCAGGTCTTAATCATTTGCCGGTAAAAATATTGTTTGACACATTTGATGTGTGGATTAGCATCCCATATTTTCATAGCGAACTGGAAAATTATATCAACATTACTCCATACATATTTAATTCAAATTTTATTTTAGATAATGTTTTTGTTTTAATGGAAAAAGATAAAGAACATTATTTTCTAAAAAATAAAAACTTAAAAAATATAAAATTATTTATTGCACGATACATCCAAGAGTTAAAAAAATATATTGATGGCGTTAAAAAAGATTTAATTTGCGAAAAAGATATTTTAAATTTTTTAAAACACAACAATGTTTTATCGTTAAAATTAAATAAAATCATTGAAAAAGATCTTCAAGAAATCAAAACTCATCGTCCCGACATCGTAGCTTCGTGGAAGTATTATAAGGAGTTCGAAAAAATTTGCGAAAATTTATAA
- the dcuC gene encoding C4-dicarboxylate transporter DcuC: MAIVSTLFAVVVVAYYILKKYNPIFTFLFSGMIILIFAFYYFGTPIPKAPSRESASFLDVILDSFAFITATFKTQLAGVGLIIMSVAGFAAYMKHINASAKLAFLANKPLGKIKNKYLILSGTFIVGMALKIVISSYAGLLLLLLACIYPVLIALKIRPITAVCVLSLIALDYGPKDGNSINMADMVGQKDNVVGLFLNYQLWVVLAYVAVIAVLIPFYFAWVDKRDRAKGVLCDEVEAPEIIDPKCPTLYILFPWLPVVFLFSAYFLGIKLDVVTANFVSIALVFIVEFARHRDARKLGEDMVVILKAMAEIFVSVVSIIIAAGVFAEGIKALGGVGILADAMSALGQEGEFASLAVLVSIAVLSFLVYGFAMIMGSGIAAFNAFGRLAPDIATRLGVAPITLVLPIEIASCLGRAASPIAGGIIALAGFAKVSPMDIIKRTAPLLLIAMFVNILVSFYLAKVEPQIQPQEMTKIEKQLTSIKL; encoded by the coding sequence ATGGCTATCGTTTCGACCCTCTTTGCCGTGGTGGTTGTGGCGTATTATATCCTCAAAAAGTATAATCCCATTTTCACCTTTTTATTTTCAGGTATGATTATTTTAATATTTGCATTTTATTATTTTGGCACACCTATACCAAAAGCTCCTTCTAGAGAAAGTGCAAGTTTTTTAGATGTTATTCTCGATAGCTTTGCCTTTATCACAGCGACTTTTAAGACTCAACTTGCTGGAGTGGGGCTTATTATTATGAGTGTGGCGGGTTTTGCAGCCTATATGAAGCACATTAATGCTTCTGCAAAACTTGCTTTTTTGGCTAATAAGCCGCTTGGCAAGATTAAAAACAAATATTTAATCCTAAGTGGCACTTTCATCGTAGGTATGGCTCTTAAAATCGTCATCTCAAGCTATGCTGGACTTTTACTTTTGCTTTTAGCTTGTATTTATCCTGTATTAATCGCACTTAAGATTCGTCCTATTACTGCCGTTTGTGTGCTATCCTTAATCGCTCTTGATTATGGTCCAAAAGATGGAAATTCCATTAATATGGCAGATATGGTCGGTCAAAAAGACAATGTCGTAGGACTTTTCTTAAATTATCAACTTTGGGTCGTTTTAGCTTATGTAGCTGTGATTGCTGTTTTAATTCCTTTTTATTTTGCTTGGGTGGATAAAAGAGATAGAGCTAAAGGTGTGCTTTGCGATGAGGTCGAAGCTCCTGAAATCATCGATCCAAAATGCCCTACCCTCTACATACTCTTTCCTTGGTTGCCTGTGGTATTTTTGTTTTCGGCATATTTTTTAGGGATCAAGCTTGATGTGGTAACGGCGAATTTTGTAAGCATTGCTTTGGTTTTCATTGTGGAATTTGCAAGACATAGGGACGCTAGAAAACTTGGTGAAGATATGGTTGTCATCTTAAAGGCTATGGCAGAAATTTTTGTCAGTGTGGTGAGCATTATCATTGCAGCAGGCGTTTTTGCGGAGGGTATTAAGGCACTTGGTGGAGTAGGAATTTTAGCTGATGCAATGAGCGCTCTAGGTCAAGAGGGTGAATTTGCTAGTCTTGCTGTGCTAGTGAGTATTGCGGTATTAAGTTTCTTGGTTTATGGCTTTGCTATGATTATGGGAAGTGGAATTGCTGCTTTTAATGCTTTTGGAAGATTGGCACCTGATATTGCTACAAGGCTTGGAGTGGCACCTATTACTTTAGTTTTACCGATTGAAATTGCCTCTTGTTTAGGGCGTGCTGCTTCGCCTATTGCTGGGGGGATTATCGCTTTAGCTGGTTTTGCTAAGGTTTCGCCTATGGATATTATTAAACGCACTGCACCACTTTTATTGATTGCTATGTTTGTTAATATCCTCGTATCATTTTACTTGGCTAAGGTTGAACCACAAATTCAGCCTCAAGAAATGACAAAAATAGAAAAGCAGCTTACTTCTATCAAATTATGA
- a CDS encoding AbgT family transporter, whose amino-acid sequence MEQKRFSFLNFVEKLGNALPHPAMIFIYLTIILMVSSALASYFNLSVSFGDRNIQIVNLLSMESFVKFTNTFVENYAKFPPLGVVLVAMIGISIAEHSGYLKSILKALVLSAPKALVSFFVVLAGILSNLASDIGYVVLTPLAAMLFYSIGRHPLAGLAAAFAGVSGGYSANLLISTADPLLAGITQSAAQIINPNYVVGPEVNYYFMFVSTFLIAIVGALITDKIIEPRLGTYQEDSQVEAVEDMNAREKRAMILASLGALLYVAVVLVMILPQDSLFRNAETGSFIKSPFIVGIIFFVFFLLAIPGVIYGFLSGSFKTSTDVVNAMSEGMKTMAMYLVIIFFAAQFISLFAQSNIGQYTAIKGAIFLKNLDLNSGLLILLFIAICAFINLFVASASAQWALISPVFVPMFMLLGYAPELVQAAYRIGDSTTNIITPLLSYMPIILSFAMKYQKNVGMGTMISLMLPYSVAFFVSWSALLYAWVFIFNLPLGPGVENFISQ is encoded by the coding sequence ATGGAACAAAAACGATTTTCTTTTCTTAATTTTGTTGAAAAGCTGGGCAATGCTCTTCCGCATCCAGCTATGATTTTTATTTATTTAACCATTATATTGATGGTAAGTTCAGCTTTAGCGTCTTATTTTAATTTAAGCGTAAGTTTTGGGGATAGAAATATACAAATTGTGAATTTGCTAAGTATGGAATCCTTTGTAAAATTCACTAATACTTTCGTGGAAAATTACGCTAAATTTCCGCCCCTTGGTGTTGTCCTTGTAGCGATGATAGGCATTAGTATAGCTGAGCATTCTGGTTATCTTAAGAGTATTTTAAAGGCTTTAGTTCTAAGTGCGCCTAAGGCTTTAGTGAGCTTTTTTGTCGTTTTGGCTGGGATTTTATCAAATTTAGCTTCGGACATAGGCTATGTGGTGCTAACCCCGCTTGCAGCTATGCTTTTTTATTCCATAGGACGCCATCCTTTAGCTGGTTTAGCAGCAGCTTTTGCTGGGGTTTCTGGTGGGTATAGCGCTAATTTACTCATTTCGACTGCGGACCCTTTATTAGCAGGTATTACGCAAAGTGCCGCACAAATCATAAATCCAAATTATGTCGTGGGACCTGAAGTAAATTATTATTTTATGTTTGTTTCCACCTTTTTAATTGCTATTGTTGGAGCGTTGATTACTGACAAGATTATTGAGCCACGGCTTGGCACATATCAAGAAGATTCGCAAGTTGAGGCTGTTGAAGATATGAATGCGAGAGAAAAAAGAGCTATGATTCTCGCTTCTTTGGGCGCCTTACTTTATGTAGCGGTAGTTTTGGTAATGATTTTACCTCAAGATAGCCTTTTTAGAAATGCGGAAACAGGTTCTTTTATAAAATCACCTTTCATTGTTGGAATTATATTTTTTGTCTTTTTCCTTCTTGCTATACCGGGTGTAATTTATGGTTTTTTAAGTGGAAGTTTTAAGACAAGCACTGATGTGGTTAATGCTATGAGTGAGGGAATGAAAACTATGGCGATGTACTTAGTTATCATTTTTTTCGCCGCACAATTTATCTCTCTTTTCGCACAGAGCAATATTGGTCAATATACTGCCATTAAAGGGGCTATTTTTCTTAAAAATTTGGATTTAAATTCAGGTTTATTAATACTTTTATTCATAGCTATTTGTGCTTTTATTAATCTTTTTGTTGCTTCTGCTTCAGCACAATGGGCTTTAATCTCGCCTGTTTTCGTGCCTATGTTTATGTTACTTGGCTATGCTCCTGAGCTTGTTCAAGCGGCTTATCGTATTGGCGATTCTACGACAAATATTATTACGCCTTTACTTAGTTATATGCCTATTATTCTTAGCTTTGCTATGAAATATCAAAAAAATGTTGGTATGGGAACGATGATAAGCCTTATGTTACCTTATTCTGTGGCGTTTTTCGTGTCGTGGTCGGCTTTACTTTATGCGTGGGTTTTCATCTTTAATTTACCTTTAGGTCCTGGGGTGGAAAACTTTATCTCGCAATGA
- a CDS encoding Sua5 YciO YrdC YwlC family protein, translating to MKIYLCQTDTTAGFLSKDKALLNKLKNRSLNTPCLITTADFSTLLSFTRVPKRFKNLVRKAQKTTFIYPNQKALRIVKNGKHAKFLQKHDWLYSSSANKHKKPFKLSYALFLAKKHKIKIIDKNLHEASASQIFKLSRSKMRKMR from the coding sequence ATGAAAATCTATCTTTGTCAAACAGACACAACGGCTGGTTTTTTAAGTAAAGATAAAGCTTTATTAAACAAGCTTAAAAATCGCTCATTAAACACACCTTGTCTTATTACTACGGCTGATTTTTCCACACTTTTAAGCTTTACAAGAGTGCCAAAACGCTTTAAAAATTTAGTAAGAAAAGCACAAAAAACGACCTTTATTTACCCCAATCAAAAAGCTTTAAGAATTGTAAAAAATGGCAAACACGCAAAATTTTTACAAAAACACGATTGGCTTTATTCAAGCTCGGCAAATAAACACAAAAAGCCTTTTAAGCTTAGTTACGCCCTTTTTTTAGCTAAAAAACACAAAATTAAAATAATAGATAAAAATTTACACGAAGCAAGTGCTTCTCAAATTTTTAAACTTTCTCGCTCTAAAATGCGTAAAATGCGTTAA
- a CDS encoding cation diffusion facilitator family transporter yields MTKSVRANQAQDFKKINQKEQFVLKVSMYCALILAIFGIGFGIFVKSMAVIFDGFVALISVALGALSVLTSRYIYKEDDEIFQYGYGRFEPMVNLFKSLILVLVCTYALFDALHSLLNGGYKVAFGGAAVYSACAFIFCAVLFIYTRFYTQKLGSDLIQVDNAEWRIDCVLYLGALVAFGTIWFCSFWEFAWQKEFAFYIDPALLTLLSLVLIFTPLRIAIANFKDLIMLAPLELDEKITKIMENLSEEFGFSDYDTHVTKSGRFYMVEVNILMQKNFQVKSLNEFDLIRERIEKALEIPSYKIWLSVSFTADKKWL; encoded by the coding sequence ATGACAAAAAGTGTAAGAGCCAATCAGGCTCAAGACTTTAAAAAAATCAATCAAAAAGAGCAATTTGTCCTTAAAGTTTCTATGTATTGTGCTTTGATTTTAGCTATTTTTGGTATAGGTTTTGGAATTTTTGTCAAGTCTATGGCAGTGATTTTTGATGGCTTTGTAGCCCTTATAAGCGTGGCTCTTGGTGCTTTGAGTGTGCTAACTTCGCGTTATATTTATAAAGAAGATGATGAAATTTTTCAATACGGCTATGGGCGTTTTGAACCTATGGTTAATCTTTTTAAGTCCCTTATTTTAGTGCTTGTATGCACTTATGCTCTTTTTGATGCTCTACATAGTTTATTAAATGGAGGCTACAAAGTGGCTTTTGGTGGAGCAGCTGTTTATAGTGCTTGTGCTTTTATTTTTTGTGCTGTGCTTTTTATTTATACGCGTTTTTATACGCAGAAATTAGGCTCTGATTTGATTCAAGTAGATAATGCTGAGTGGAGAATTGACTGCGTTTTATATTTGGGTGCTTTGGTGGCTTTTGGGACGATTTGGTTTTGTTCTTTTTGGGAATTTGCGTGGCAAAAAGAATTTGCTTTTTATATAGACCCCGCACTTTTGACTTTACTTTCTTTAGTGCTTATTTTCACACCTCTTCGCATAGCGATAGCAAATTTTAAAGACTTGATAATGCTTGCACCTTTGGAGCTTGATGAGAAGATTACAAAAATTATGGAGAATTTAAGCGAGGAATTTGGCTTTAGCGATTATGATACGCATGTGACTAAATCGGGTAGATTTTATATGGTAGAAGTCAATATCTTAATGCAAAAAAATTTCCAAGTCAAAAGTCTTAATGAATTTGACCTTATAAGAGAACGCATAGAAAAAGCCCTTGAAATTCCAAGTTATAAAATCTGGCTTTCCGTAAGCTTTACCGCAGATAAAAAGTGGCTTTAG